A genome region from Camelina sativa cultivar DH55 chromosome 10, Cs, whole genome shotgun sequence includes the following:
- the LOC104719936 gene encoding calcium-transporting ATPase 2, plasma membrane-type-like isoform X2: MRRTNQEKLRIAVLVSKAAFQFISGVSPSDYTVPEEVKAAGYEICADELGSIVESHDVKKLKFHGGVEGLAGKLKASSTDGLSTEAVQLSQRQELFGINKFAESEMRGFWVFVWEALQDMTLMILGVCAFVSLIVGIATEGWPKGSHDGLGIVASILLVVFVTATSDYRQSLQFRDLDKEKKKITVQVTRNGFRQKLSIYDLLPGDIVHLAIGDQVPADGLFLSGFSVVIDESSLTGESEPVMVNTQNPFLMSGTKVQDGSCKMLITTVGMRTQWGKLMATLTEGGDDETPLQVKLNGVATIIGKIGLFFAVVTFAVLVQGMFMRKLSTGTHWIWSGDEALELLEYFAIAVTIVVVAVPEGLPLAVTLSLAFAMKKMMNDKALVRHLAACETMGSATTICSDKTGTLTTNHMTVVKSCICMNVQDVANKDVANKGSSLQSDIPESAVKLLIQSIFNNTGGEVVVNKHGKTELLGTPTETAILELGLSLGGKFQEERKSYKVIKVEPFNSTKKRMGVVIELPEGGRLRAHTKGASEIVLAACDKVVNSSGEVVPLDEESIKYLNTTINEFANEALRTLCLAYMDIEGGFSPDEAIPSSGFTCVGIVGIKDPVRPGVKESVELCRRAGITVRMVTGDNINTAKAIARECGILTDDGIAIEGPVFREKNQEELLELIPKIQVMARSSPMDKHTLVKQLRTTFDEVVAVTGDGTNDAPALHEADIGLAMGIAGTEVAKESADVIILDDNFSTIVTVARWGRSVYINIQKFVQFQLTVNVVALVVNFSSACLTGSAPLTAVQLLWVNMIMDTLGALALATEPPNDELMKRLPVGRRGNFITNAMWRNILGQAVYQFIVIWILQAKGKSMFGLEGPDSTLMLNTLIFNCFVFCQVFNEISSREMEEIDVFKGMLDNYVFVVVIGATVFFQIIIIEFLGTFASTTPLTIVQWIFSILVGFLGMPIAAGLKTIPV; the protein is encoded by the exons ATGCGCCGCACCAACCAG GAGAAATTAAGGATCGCTGTTCTCGTGTCAAAAGCTGCTTTCCAATTTATCTCTG GTGTTTCTCCAAGTGACTACACTGTCCCTGAAGAAGTCAAAGCAGCAGGCTATGAGATTTGCGCTGACGAATTAGGATCCATTGTTGAGAGTCATGACGTTAAGAAGCTGAAGTTTCATGGTGGAGTTGAGGGGCTTGCAGGTAAGCTCAAGGCATCTTCCACAGATGGGCTATCGACTGAGGCTGTTCAGTTATCCCAAAGGCAAGAGCTTTTTGGAATCAACAAGTTTGCAGAGAGTGAAATGCGTGGTTTCTGGGTGTTTGTATGGGAAGCTCTTCAGGATATGACTCTTATGATTCTTGGTGTTTGTGCTTTCGTGTCTTTGATCGTTGGGATAGCTACTGAAGGATGGCCTAAAGGCTCACATGATGGTCTTGGCATTGTGGCTAGTATTCTCTTGGTTGTCTTTGTCACAGCCACTAGCGATTATCGCCAGTCTTTGCAGTTCCGTGATTTggataaggagaagaagaagatcactgTTCAGGTGACAAGGAACGGGTTTAGACAGAAACTGTCTATCTATGACTTGCTTCCTGGTGACATTGTTCATCTGGCCATTGGAGATCAAGTTCCTGCTGATGGTCTTTTCCTCTCGGGATTCTCCGTGGTTATAGATGAATCGAGTTTGACTGGCGAAAGCGAGCCTGTGATGGTGAATACACAGAACCCTTTCCTTATGTCTGGAACCAAAGTGCAAGATGGATCTTGTAAGATGCTGATTACCACAGTTGGGATGAGGACTCAGTGGGGAAAGCTAATGGCGACTTTGACGGAAGGAGGGGATGACGAAACTCCATTGCAGGTGAAACTCAATGGGGTTGCTACCATCATTGGCAAAATCGGTCTTTTCTTTGCGGTTGTTACTTTCGCGGTTTTGGTGCAAGGGATGTTTATGAGGAAGCTTTCAACAGGAACTCACTGGATCTGGTCTGGTGATGAAGCATTGGAGCTCTTGGAATACTTTGCTATTGCTGTGACAATTGTTGTGGTTGCAGTTCCTGAGGGATTGCCTTTAGCTGTGACTCTAAGTCTTGCGTTTGcgatgaagaaaatgatgaacGATAAAGCTCTTGTCCGGCATTTAGCAGCTTGTGAGACTATGGGATCTGCAACGACCATTTGCAGTGACAAGACCGGCACACTCACAACCAATCACATGACTGTCGTGAAGTCTTGCATTTGCATGAATGTGCAAGATGTAGCTAATAAAG ATGTAGCAAATAAAGGTTCTAGCTTGCAATCAGATATCCCGGAATCTGCTGTGAAGTTGTTGATTCAGTCCATTTTCAATAACACGGGAGGTGAAGTTGTTGTCAACAAACATGGGAAAACCGAACTTTTGGGGACGCCAACAGAGACTGCTATATTGGAGTTGGGGTTATCTCTTGGAGGTAAGTTCCAAGAAGAGAGGAAGTCTTACAAAGTGATCAAAGTTGAGCCTTTTAACTCCACAAAGAAGCGAATGGGAGTTGTAATCGAGCTTCCTGAAGGAGGACGTCTGCGTGCTCACACTAAAGGAGCTTCCGAGATAGTTTTAGCTGCTTGTGATAAAGTTGTAAACTCGAGCGGTGAGGTTGTTCCGCTTGATGAAGAATCAATCAAGTATCTGAATACTACAATCAACGAGTTTGCTAATGAAGCTCTCCGCACGCTTTGCCTTGCTTATATGGATATTGAAGGCGGGTTTTCGCCAGATGAAGCTATCCCGTCTTCTGGATTTACTTGCGTAGGGATTGTAGGAATCAAAGATCCTGTTCGTCCTGGAGTCAAAGAGTCTGTTGAGCTTTGTCGCCGTGCTGGAATCACTGTGAGAATGGTTACAGGAGATAACATTAACACCGCGAAAGCAATTGCTAGAGAATGTGGCATTTTAACTGATGACGGTATAGCAATTGAAGGTCCAGTGTtcagagagaagaatcaagaagagtTACTAGAACTGATTCCAAAGATTCAG GTGATGGCTCGTTCTTCACCAATGGATAAACATACACTTGTTAAACAGTTAAGGACAACGTTTGATGAAGTTGTTGCTGTGACTGGAGATGGAACAAACGATGCACCTGCACTTCATGAAGCTGATATCGGATTAGCAATGGGAATTGCCGGAACTGAA GTGGCGAAAGAGAGCGCAGATGTCATTATCCTCGACGATAATTTCAGCACTATCGTCACAGTAGCTAGATGGGGACGTTCTGTTTACATAAATATCCAGAAGTTCGTCCAGTTTCAGCTTACGGTTAATGTTGTTGCTCTGGTTGTTAACTTCTCTTCAGCTTGCTTAACCG GAAGTGCTCCTTTAACTGCTGTTCAACTGCTATGGGTGAACATGATCATGGACACACTTGGAGCACTTGCTTTAGCTACAGAGCCACCAAATGACGAGCTGATGAAGCGTTTACCCGTTGGAAGGAGAGGGAATTTTATCACCAATGCGATGTGGAGGAACATTTTAGGACAAGCTGTTTATCAGTTCATAGTCATTTGGATTCTCCAAGCTAAAGGGAAGTCTATGTTTGGTCTCGAAGGTCCTGACTCAACTCTCATGTTAAACACTCTTATCTTCAACTGCTTCGTCTTCTGTCAG GTGTTTAACGAGATAAGCTCGCGGGAGATGGAAGAGATCGATGTTTTCAAGGGAATGCTGGACAATTACGTCTTTGTGGTTGTGATCGGTGCAACAGTTTTCTTTCAGATCATAATCATTGAGTTCTTGGGCACATTTGCAAGCACAACACCACTCACAATAGTCCAATGGATCTTCAGTATCTTGGTAGGTTTCTTGGGTATGCCAATCGCTGCAGGGTTGAAGACGATTCCCGTTTGA
- the LOC109126784 gene encoding uncharacterized protein LOC109126784 isoform X1 — MYSYAQIRTYQFELWNKTCLVERNSYVWEIVSLIGIYFRFNSVEYLKRGQDQRRSHLQESSIICEDGPPTYRHLEKQSELLKEAHKTMSQELQTLQVEHEMMMRKFYELMTTHRLNQKKRVETQTQNVLEGRETVEDSLSTLTIGDEEEH; from the exons ATGTATAGTTATGCCCAAATCAGAACTTATCAATTTGAACTGTGGAATAAGACTTGTTTGGTAGAACGAAACTCTTATGTTTGGGAGATTGTGTCGCTGATTGGAATTTACTTTCGATTTAATTCTGTAGAGTACCTAAAACGAGGTCAAGATCAACGGCGTTCTCATTTGCAAGAGAGCTCAATCATTTGTGAGGATGGACCCCCAACATACCG CCATTTGGAGAAGCAAAGTGAATTACTCAAAGAAGCTCATAAGACCATGTCACAAGAACTCCAAACACTCCAG GTTGAACATGAGATGATGATGCGTAAATTCTATGAGCTAATGACCACTCATCGTTTAAATCAAAAG AAAAGGGTGgaaactcaaactcaaaatGTGTTGGAAGGAAGAGAAACAGTTGAAGATTCTCTATCAACACTAACgattggtgatgaagaagaacattGA
- the LOC104716359 gene encoding BTB/POZ and TAZ domain-containing protein 5 — MASDVIKGIMKQDKRRPHRKTISILGVPHDAVRVFIRFLYSSCYEKQDMEDFSMHLLVLSHVYVVPHLKRVCESEFENSLLNKENVIDVFQLALLCDAPRLGLLCHRMILKNFEEVSTSQGWLAMKESHPRLQKELLRSVAYELNCLKQRNRKQKEIQTYTQLYDAMEAFVHICRDGCREIGPTKIETPHVSCGFQACNGLEQLLKHLAVCKLRSIPGGCSRCKRMWQLLELHSRICVDSEQCKVPLCNNFKERMKTQSRKDEKRWKLLVKNVLSTKKIGGSPFFLQAIDVTL, encoded by the exons ATGGCTTCAGATGTAATCAAAGGAATTATGAAGCAAGATAAGAGAAGACCTCATCGCAAAACGATCTCAATCCTCGGTGTTCCTCACGACGCTGTTCGAGTTTTCATTCGATTCTTATACTCTTCTTG TTATGAGAAACAAGATATGGAAGATTTCTCAATGCATCTTCTTGTGTTGTCACATGTCTACGTGGTACCACATCTGAAACGAGTGTGCGAGTCAGAATTCGAGAACAGTTTGCTCAACAAAGAGAATGTGATTGATGTGTTTCAGCTCGCTCTTCTCTGTGATGCTCCTCGTCTTGGTCTTCTATGTCACAGAATGATTCTCAAGAACTTTGAAGAAGTTTCTACTTCTCAAGGATGGCTGGCAATGAAAGAGAGCCATCCTAGACTCCAGAAAGAGCTCTTACGCTCTGTCGCTTACGAGCTTAAT TGCTTGAAGCAAAGAAACAGGAAACAGAAAGAGATACAGACTTACACACAGTTGTATGATGCAATGGAGGCTTTTGTTCATATATGTAGAGATGGATGCAGAGAAATTGGTCCAACAAAGATCGAAACCCCGCATGTCTCTTGCGGATTTCAAGCGTGCAACGGTTTAGAGCAGCTACTGAAACATTTGGCGGTATGCAAACTAAGATCAATCCCTGGTGGTTGCAGCCGCTGCAAGAGAATGTGGCAGCTTCTTGAGCTTCATTCCCGTATTTGCGTAGACTCGGAACAGTGTAAAGTCCCTCTTTGCAATAATTTCAAGGAGAGGATGAAGACACAGAGCAGGAAAGATGAGAAAAGATGGAAACTTTTAGTGAAGAATGTTTTGAGCACTAAGAAAATTGGAGGATCTCCATTCTTTTTGCAGGCAATTGATGTTACTTTATGA
- the LOC104716357 gene encoding cyclin-D5-1-like, with product MAEPSDSIALSNLLLCHESESSLNLDEERIERSEQVPHFPTTIGDDDYVAELVRKENRRFETELTKTSSSSSSSSSFDRLIAIDWILTTRTRFGFQHQTAYIAISYFDLFLHKRFIGVSSVLMMMISSIERKKNXAKMEERTVPGLSQYPQDHDFVFKPDVIRKTELLILSTLDWKLNLITPFHYLNYFLATISPDKDNNNQSVSKDLVLLRSSDSLLALTKEVRFTEYRQFAVAAATTMLASSTSSDIIRLTREEMANKFGSISWWTSNENENVYLCYQRMLEIEDRKHMTPPPETSVPRDIQPPSSGSGAKRRLSFDDSDQTFSAKRMRRL from the exons ATGGCTGAGCCCAGTGATAGTATCGCGCTCTCTAATCTCCTTCTATGCCACGAATCGGAGTCTTCTTTAAACTTAGACGAAGAGAGGATTGAGAGATCTGAGCAAGTGCCTCACTTTCCTACTACGATCGGTGATGATGATTATGTGGCGGAGCTTGTTCGTAAAGAGAATCGGCGATTCGAAACCGAACTCACTAAAACGtcgtcgtcttcctcttcttcttcttctttcgataGATTGATTGCAATCGATTGGATTCTCACT ACAAGAACAAGATTTGGATTCCAACATCAAACAGCTTACATTGCGATTTCATACTTCGATCTGTTTCTCCATAAAAGATTCATCGGTGTAAGTtctgttttgatgatgatgatttcctCAA tagaaagaaaaaaaaatNCTGCTAAGATGGAGGAACGTACTGTTCCTGGTTTATCACAATACCCACAAGATCATGACTTCGTTTTCAAACCCGATGTGATTCGTAAAACTGAATTGTTGATCTTATCGACATTGGATTGGAAGTTGAACTTGATCACTCCTTTTCATTACTTGAACTACTTCCTTGCTACAATCTCTCCGGACAAggacaacaacaaccaatctGTTTCTAAAGACTTGGTCTTGTTAAGATCCTCTGATTCTCTTCTTGCTCTAACTAAAG AGGTAAGGTTTACGGAGTATCGACAGTTCGCTGTTGCTGCTGCTACTACAATGTTAGCTTCTTCTACTTCATCGGATATTATTAGATTGACGAGAGAAGAAATGGCTAACAAGTTTGGATCCATCTCTTGGTGGACGTCTAACGAGAAT gaaaatgtatatttgtgtTATCAGAGAATGCTAGAGATTGAGGACAGGAAACATATGACACCACCGCCGGAAACCTCGGTTCCCCGCGATATACAACCGCCGTCATCAGGAAGTGGCGCTAAACGCCGGTTGTCTTTTGATGATTCTGATCAAACTTTTTCAGCCAAGAGAATGCGTAGGCTCTGA
- the LOC104716360 gene encoding BTB/POZ domain-containing protein NPY5: MKFMKLGSKPDSFQSEGDNARYVASDLATDVIVIIGDVKFYLHKFPLLSKSARLQKLITTTTSSSSNEDDQIHHHHEDEIEIADIPGGPASFEICAKFCYGMTVTLNAYNVVAARCAAEFLEMYETVEKGNLVYKIEVFLNSSILQSWKDSIIVLQTTRALSPYAEELKLTGRCLDSIASRASIDTSKVEWSYTYSKKKNLDNGLRKPQAVPRDWWVEDLCDLHIDLYKRAVATIEARGNVSADVIGEALHAYAIRRIPGFSKNSSVQITDFAKYRALADSIIELIPDEKRSVSSSFLTKLLRASIFLGCDEVTGLKNRVGERLDEANLGDVLLYDVELMHSLVEVFLKSRDPREDDLTAKASVAKLVDGYLAEKSRDSDSLPLQKFLSLADMVSSFPRQSHDGVYRAIDMFLKEHPEMNKSEKKRICRLMDCRKLSAEACAHAVQNERLPMRVVVQVLFFEQVRANNNGSSSTGNSTPEIIPASRSTNTTDQEDTECWDTEDIKALRGELASLRLAKNQQENNNNNKGKLMKGGGLGVSRVFSKLWSGKERSGEMMSSSGTSSPGSINDDSKSSSSTSKKH, translated from the exons ATGAAGTTCATGAAACTTGGATCCAAACCTGATTCGTTTCAATCCGAAGGAGACAATGCTAG GTATGTAGCAAGTGACTTAGCAACAGATGTTATAGTCATCATTGGGGATGTCAAATTCTATCTTCACAAG TTTCCGTTGCTGTCGAAAAGCGCAAGGTTGCAGAAGctaatcacaacaacaacatcatcgtCATCAAATGAAGATGatcagattcatcatcatcatgaggACGAGATTGAGATAGCAGATATACCCGGTGGTCCTGCTTCATTCGAGATCTGTGCTAAATTCTGTTATGGAATGACCGTTACTCTAAACGCTTACAACGTAGTCGCTGCTCGCTGCGCCGCTGAGTTTCTTGAAATGTATGAAACCGTCGAAAAAGGTAACCTTGTTTACAAGATTGAGGTTTTCTTGAACTCAAGCATACTCCAAAGCTGGAAAGATTCGATCATCGTTCTTCAAACCACGAGAGCTTTGTCTCCATACGCTGAAGAGTTGAAGCTAACGGGACGCTGTCTTGACTCGATCGCATCTAGAGCTTCGATTGATACTTCGAAAGTCGAATGGTCGTATACTTAcagcaagaagaagaatcttgacAATGGTTTGAGGAAACCGCAGGCTGTTCCTAGAGACTGGTGGGTTGAGGATCTTTGTGATCTTCATATCGATTTGTATAAACGAGCAGTCGCAACAATCGAAGCTAGAGGGAACGTTTCAGCAGACGTTATCGGAGAAGCGTTGCACGCGTATGCGATTAGAAGGATTCCTGGATTCAGCAAAAACAGTTCTGTACAGATCACTGACTTTGCCAAGTACAGAGCTTTAGCTGATTCGATCATTGAACTGATACCTGATGAGAAACGCAGCGTTTCTTCGAGTTTCTTGACTAAGTTGTTACGTGCTTCGATCTTTCTTGGTTGTGATGAAGTAACCGGGTTAAAGAACAGAGTTGGTGAACGGTTAGATGAGGCTAACTTGGGTGATGTTTTGCTCTATGATGTTGAGTTGATGCACAGCTTAGTTGAGGTTTTCTTGAAATCACGTGACCCGAGAGAGGATGATTTAACCGCTAAAGCATCAGTTGCAAAGCTTGTCGATGGTTACTTAGCTGAAAAGTCTAGGGATTCAGATAGTTTGCCTCTTCAGAAGTTCCTCTCACTCGCGGATATGGTCTCCAGCTTTCCTAGACAGTCTCATGATGGAGTTTATCGCGCAATCGACATGTTCCTTAAG GAACATCCGGAGATGAACAAGAgcgagaagaagagaatctgcAGGCTAATGGACTGTAGAAAGCTATCAGCAGAAGCATGCGCACACGCAGTTCAAAACGAGAGATTACCAATGCGTGTGGTGGTGCAAGTGCTCTTCTTTGAACAGGTAAGAGCCAACAACAACGGATCATCATCTACAGGGAACAGCACGCCAGAGATTATCCCGGCTTCGAGATCGACGAACACTACTGATCAAGAAGACACAGAGTGTTGGGACACAGAGGATATCAAAGCCTTGAGAGGTGAATTAGCAAGTCTAAGACTCGCAAAGAATCAACAGGagaacaacaataacaacaaaggGAAATTGATGAAAGGAGGAGGATTGGGAGTTTCTAGAGTGTTCTCGAAGCTTTGGTCTGGTAAAGAGAGAAGTGGAGAAATGATGAGTAGCTCAGGGACTTCGAGTCCTGGTTCTATTAATGATGACtctaagtcttcttcttccacaagcAAGAAACATTAG
- the LOC109126797 gene encoding BTB/POZ and TAZ domain-containing protein 5-like — MENISSEKVSGPPSPPPYPVIIKSTDLFTRRKCQSFVSKATRDSWDRMFDEAHGADVLIHTDDNGLVYAHSNVIGMASDVIKGIMKQDKRRPHRKTISILGVPHDAVRVFIRFLYSSCYEKQDMEDFSMHLLVLSHVYVVPHLKRVCESEFENSLLNKENVIDVFQLALLCDAPRLGLLCHRMXTL, encoded by the exons ATGGAGAACATCTCATCGGAAAAAGTTTCAGgaccaccatcaccaccaccttATCCGGTAATAATAAAGTCAACGGATCTGTTTACGCGAAGAAAATGCCAAAGCTTTGTTTCTAAAGCTACAAGAGATTCATGGGATCGTATGTTCGACGAAGCTCATGGAGCTGATGTTTTGATTCATACGGATGATAATGGTTTGGTCTACGCACATTCTAATGTCATC GGAATGGCTTCAGATGTAATCAAAGGAATTATGAAGCAAGATAAGAGAAGACCTCATCGCAAAACGATCTCAATCCTCGGTGTTCCTCACGACGCTGTTCGAGTTTTCATTCGATTCTTATACTCTTCTTG TTATGAGAAACAAGATATGGAAGATTTCTCAATGCATCTTCTTGTGTTGTCACATGTCTACGTGGTACCACATCTGAAACGAGTGTGCGAGTCAGAATTCGAGAACAGTTTGCTCAACAAAGAGAATGTGATTGATGTGTTTCAGCTCGCTCTTCTCTGTGATGCTCCTCGTCTTGGTCTTCTATGTCACAGAATGATNACTCtc
- the LOC104719936 gene encoding calcium-transporting ATPase 2, plasma membrane-type-like isoform X1 — MRRTNQEKLRIAVLVSKAAFQFISGVSPSDYTVPEEVKAAGYEICADELGSIVESHDVKKLKFHGGVEGLAGKLKASSTDGLSTEAVQLSQRQELFGINKFAESEMRGFWVFVWEALQDMTLMILGVCAFVSLIVGIATEGWPKGSHDGLGIVASILLVVFVTATSDYRQSLQFRDLDKEKKKITVQVTRNGFRQKLSIYDLLPGDIVHLAIGDQVPADGLFLSGFSVVIDESSLTGESEPVMVNTQNPFLMSGTKVQDGSCKMLITTVGMRTQWGKLMATLTEGGDDETPLQVKLNGVATIIGKIGLFFAVVTFAVLVQGMFMRKLSTGTHWIWSGDEALELLEYFAIAVTIVVVAVPEGLPLAVTLSLAFAMKKMMNDKALVRHLAACETMGSATTICSDKTGTLTTNHMTVVKSCICMNVQDVANKGSSLQSDIPESAVKLLIQSIFNNTGGEVVVNKHGKTELLGTPTETAILELGLSLGGKFQEERKSYKVIKVEPFNSTKKRMGVVIELPEGGRLRAHTKGASEIVLAACDKVVNSSGEVVPLDEESIKYLNTTINEFANEALRTLCLAYMDIEGGFSPDEAIPSSGFTCVGIVGIKDPVRPGVKESVELCRRAGITVRMVTGDNINTAKAIARECGILTDDGIAIEGPVFREKNQEELLELIPKIQVMARSSPMDKHTLVKQLRTTFDEVVAVTGDGTNDAPALHEADIGLAMGIAGTEVAKESADVIILDDNFSTIVTVARWGRSVYINIQKFVQFQLTVNVVALVVNFSSACLTGSAPLTAVQLLWVNMIMDTLGALALATEPPNDELMKRLPVGRRGNFITNAMWRNILGQAVYQFIVIWILQAKGKSMFGLEGPDSTLMLNTLIFNCFVFCQVFNEISSREMEEIDVFKGMLDNYVFVVVIGATVFFQIIIIEFLGTFASTTPLTIVQWIFSILVGFLGMPIAAGLKTIPV; from the exons ATGCGCCGCACCAACCAG GAGAAATTAAGGATCGCTGTTCTCGTGTCAAAAGCTGCTTTCCAATTTATCTCTG GTGTTTCTCCAAGTGACTACACTGTCCCTGAAGAAGTCAAAGCAGCAGGCTATGAGATTTGCGCTGACGAATTAGGATCCATTGTTGAGAGTCATGACGTTAAGAAGCTGAAGTTTCATGGTGGAGTTGAGGGGCTTGCAGGTAAGCTCAAGGCATCTTCCACAGATGGGCTATCGACTGAGGCTGTTCAGTTATCCCAAAGGCAAGAGCTTTTTGGAATCAACAAGTTTGCAGAGAGTGAAATGCGTGGTTTCTGGGTGTTTGTATGGGAAGCTCTTCAGGATATGACTCTTATGATTCTTGGTGTTTGTGCTTTCGTGTCTTTGATCGTTGGGATAGCTACTGAAGGATGGCCTAAAGGCTCACATGATGGTCTTGGCATTGTGGCTAGTATTCTCTTGGTTGTCTTTGTCACAGCCACTAGCGATTATCGCCAGTCTTTGCAGTTCCGTGATTTggataaggagaagaagaagatcactgTTCAGGTGACAAGGAACGGGTTTAGACAGAAACTGTCTATCTATGACTTGCTTCCTGGTGACATTGTTCATCTGGCCATTGGAGATCAAGTTCCTGCTGATGGTCTTTTCCTCTCGGGATTCTCCGTGGTTATAGATGAATCGAGTTTGACTGGCGAAAGCGAGCCTGTGATGGTGAATACACAGAACCCTTTCCTTATGTCTGGAACCAAAGTGCAAGATGGATCTTGTAAGATGCTGATTACCACAGTTGGGATGAGGACTCAGTGGGGAAAGCTAATGGCGACTTTGACGGAAGGAGGGGATGACGAAACTCCATTGCAGGTGAAACTCAATGGGGTTGCTACCATCATTGGCAAAATCGGTCTTTTCTTTGCGGTTGTTACTTTCGCGGTTTTG GTGCAAGGGATGTTTATGAGGAAGCTTTCAACAGGAACTCACTGGATCTGGTCTGGTGATGAAGCGTTGGAGCTCTTGGAATACTTTGCTATTGCTGTGACAATTGTTGTGGTGGCAGTTCCTGAGGGATTGCCTTTAGCTGTGACACTTAGTCTTGCGTTTGcgatgaagaaaatgatgaacGATAAAGCTCTTGTCCGGCATTTAGCAGCTTGTGAGACTATGGGATCTGCAACGACCATTTGCAGTGACAAGACCGGTACACTCACAACCAATCACATGACTGTCGTGAAGTCTTGCATTTGCATGAATGTGCAAGATGTAGCAAATAAAGGTTCTAGCTTGCAATCAGATATCCCGGAATCTGCTGTGAAGTTGTTGATTCAGTCCATTTTCAATAACACGGGAGGTGAAGTTGTTGTCAACAAACATGGGAAAACCGAACTTTTGGGGACGCCAACAGAGACTGCTATATTGGAGTTGGGGTTATCTCTTGGAGGTAAGTTCCAAGAAGAGAGGAAGTCTTACAAAGTGATCAAAGTTGAGCCTTTTAACTCCACAAAGAAGCGAATGGGAGTTGTAATCGAGCTTCCTGAAGGAGGACGTCTGCGTGCTCACACTAAAGGAGCTTCCGAGATAGTTTTAGCTGCTTGTGATAAAGTTGTAAACTCGAGCGGTGAGGTTGTTCCGCTTGATGAAGAATCAATCAAGTATCTGAATACTACAATCAACGAGTTTGCTAATGAAGCTCTCCGCACGCTTTGCCTTGCTTATATGGATATTGAAGGCGGGTTTTCGCCAGATGAAGCTATCCCGTCTTCTGGATTTACTTGCGTAGGGATTGTAGGAATCAAAGATCCTGTTCGTCCTGGAGTCAAAGAGTCTGTTGAGCTTTGTCGCCGTGCTGGAATCACTGTGAGAATGGTTACAGGAGATAACATTAACACCGCGAAAGCAATTGCTAGAGAATGTGGCATTTTAACTGATGACGGTATAGCAATTGAAGGTCCAGTGTtcagagagaagaatcaagaagagtTACTAGAACTGATTCCAAAGATTCAG GTGATGGCTCGTTCTTCACCAATGGATAAACATACACTTGTTAAACAGTTAAGGACAACGTTTGATGAAGTTGTTGCTGTGACTGGAGATGGAACAAACGATGCACCTGCACTTCATGAAGCTGATATCGGATTAGCAATGGGAATTGCCGGAACTGAA GTGGCGAAAGAGAGCGCAGATGTCATTATCCTCGACGATAATTTCAGCACTATCGTCACAGTAGCTAGATGGGGACGTTCTGTTTACATAAATATCCAGAAGTTCGTCCAGTTTCAGCTTACGGTTAATGTTGTTGCTCTGGTTGTTAACTTCTCTTCAGCTTGCTTAACCG GAAGTGCTCCTTTAACTGCTGTTCAACTGCTATGGGTGAACATGATCATGGACACACTTGGAGCACTTGCTTTAGCTACAGAGCCACCAAATGACGAGCTGATGAAGCGTTTACCCGTTGGAAGGAGAGGGAATTTTATCACCAATGCGATGTGGAGGAACATTTTAGGACAAGCTGTTTATCAGTTCATAGTCATTTGGATTCTCCAAGCTAAAGGGAAGTCTATGTTTGGTCTCGAAGGTCCTGACTCAACTCTCATGTTAAACACTCTTATCTTCAACTGCTTCGTCTTCTGTCAG GTGTTTAACGAGATAAGCTCGCGGGAGATGGAAGAGATCGATGTTTTCAAGGGAATGCTGGACAATTACGTCTTTGTGGTTGTGATCGGTGCAACAGTTTTCTTTCAGATCATAATCATTGAGTTCTTGGGCACATTTGCAAGCACAACACCACTCACAATAGTCCAATGGATCTTCAGTATCTTGGTAGGTTTCTTGGGTATGCCAATCGCTGCAGGGTTGAAGACGATTCCCGTTTGA
- the LOC109126784 gene encoding uncharacterized protein LOC109126784 isoform X2 — protein MDPQHTGDLFNHLEKQSELLKEAHKTMSQELQTLQVEHEMMMRKFYELMTTHRLNQKKRVETQTQNVLEGRETVEDSLSTLTIGDEEEH, from the exons ATGGACCCCCAACATACCGGTGATTTGTTTAA CCATTTGGAGAAGCAAAGTGAATTACTCAAAGAAGCTCATAAGACCATGTCACAAGAACTCCAAACACTCCAG GTTGAACATGAGATGATGATGCGTAAATTCTATGAGCTAATGACCACTCATCGTTTAAATCAAAAG AAAAGGGTGgaaactcaaactcaaaatGTGTTGGAAGGAAGAGAAACAGTTGAAGATTCTCTATCAACACTAACgattggtgatgaagaagaacattGA